From the Streptomyces sp. SN-593 genome, the window TGGCGCCGGTGCCGGGTCGGGGAGGGGCGGGTGGGTACGAGGTGGTGTCCGGCGGCGTGTCGGTGCCTGTGTGGGTGGACTTCACGGCTGGTGTGGACATCGGTTTTGGCTGGGGCGGGGGAGGGGTGCCGGTTCGGCGTGAAGCTGTTGGTGGGCGGTTGGGTGAGTGTCGGCGTGCTGGGGTGGTGGGGCGCGGGAGGTTGGATGTCCGGGTCCGGTTTCGGCTGGCGGAGGCACCAGGGCTGGGCTGGTTCGAGGTGCGGTCGTCCTCGTGGGATTTCGGTGAGCAGGTCGAAGCTCTGGTGAGGTCCGCTGAGTGTCGGGCGGGTGAGGCGCGGTGTGCGCTGCGGTTGGAGGTGGTGCGGTTCAGGACCTGCTCGGGCGTGGGAGCGAGTTACCTCAGGCCCCGGATCGACGTGCTCGTTGTGGAAGGGGGCGTGGGGCCGGAGCGCATGGGCCTCGCTGCGTAAGCAGGGCGCGTAATTCGGTGGCGGGGCGGTCGGGGAGGGGCTACGGTGCGGGGGTTGGCAGAGAGCGGCGCCCTGTGGGGTGGCCGCGTCGGTCGTGTGTGTGACCTGGGAGGTGTGACCCGATGGCTGTTTTTGTGAGGGGCGTTGCCCGCATTCGGCTGTTCGTGCAGTTCACCTCTGTGGTCTCCGGCTGACCTTCCTGCTGTTCGCCGCGCCTGTGGGGCGCGTGTGCCGGGGCCCTGTTCGAAGGGTTTCCCTTGTCTTTCTCTTTTCGTGATGCTTCCTCGCATGCCCTCGTGCCCTATGGGTGGGACGACGTGTGGGAGGCGGAGTTCGTGCCGTACGCCGGGCGCGGGTTGGTGCCCGGGCGGGTGGTGCGGGTGGACCGCGGGCTGTGCGACGTGTTCACGCCCGAGGGTGTGGTCCGGGCGGACACCGAGTTCGTGGTGCCCCGGGACCCGATGCGGGTGGTGTGCACGGGGGATTGGGCCGCGCTCGATCCCGCCGGTCACGACCCTCGCTTTGTGCGGGAGTTGCTGCCGCGGCGGTCCCGGTTCGTGCGGTCCACGTCGTCGAAGCGGTCCGAGGGGCAGGTGCTCGCCGCGAACCTGGAACATGTCGCGGTCTGCGTCTCGCTCGCCCTCGAACTGGACCTGGGCCGGTTGGAACGCTTCGTCTCCCTGGCCTGGGAGAGCGGCGCCCAGCCGCTGGTCGTGCTCACCAAGGCCGACCTGGTGCCCGACACCACCCACCTGCTCGCCGACGCGCAGGCCGCCGCGCCCGGGGTGCGGGTGGTGGTGGCCAGCGCCGAGAGCGGTGAAGGGCTCGACGAGCTCGGCGCGTTGCTCGCCGGAGCCAGCACGGTGCTGCTCGGTCAGTCCGGCGCGGGCAAGTCGACGCTGACCAACGCGCTGGCCGGGGTGTCCGTGCAGGAAGTGCAGGCCACCAGGGACGCCGACGGCAAGGGCCGGCACACCACGACCACCCGCGACATGGTGCCGCTGGCCGGAGGCGGGGTGCTCATCGACACCCCGGGGCTGCGCGGCGTCGGGCTCTGGGACGCCGGGACCGGGCTCGGCCAGGTGTTCGCCGAGATCGAGGAACTGGCCGAGGACTGCCGCTTCCCGGACTGCGCGCACCACGCCGAGCCGGGCTGCGCGGTGCTCGCCGCACTGGACGACGGCACCCTCCCGCAGCGCCGCCTCGACAGCTACCGCAAGCTGCTGCGCGAGAACGCCTGGATCGCCTCGCGCACCGACCAGCGGCTGCGCGCCGAGATGCGCCGCGAGTGGAAGCAGCGCTCGGCGGCCGGCCGGGAGATGTACGAGCGCAAGCGCGGCGGGGGCGGCGGCCACCGCCGCGTCTACTGACGGCGGTCGGGGCCGCCCGCCGGCTCAGCCCGACGCGCCGCTCATCCGGCGCCGCCACGACGACCGTGGCGGCGCCGGATCCCGATCGGACTGCCCTCGCTCCAGAACGAACCGATGATCAGGGCGACGACGAGTGCCACGATCACGATCCCGAGAATGACGCTGTAGGCCATGCCATGGCCTCCTCACATCCGCGCGGCCTTCACCGCATCGTCACGTTCGCTGCCTGATCGTGACGTTCCCGTTGCGGGGCGGGTTCAACCCACTTCCCAACGAGGGGCCCTGACGGACCCGTTGGCGGCCGACGTCGAGACGACGGTGGGCCGGAGGAGCAAGTGCGGGCGCACCGGGGCGAACTGACGGGTGGGCGGGGCGGTCACGCGACGGGGCACGCGCGGGTTCCGGCGGGGCCGCGCCTCCCCCGGAAGGCGGCAACCGGGTCACGCCGACGCGCGCACCACCAACTGCGTCCGCGTCACGATCGACGAGAGCGCCGGCCGGTCCGCCTCCGCGCCGCCCGCCTCGATCCTGCGCAGCAGCAGCCGCGCCATCATCCGGCCCATCTCCTCGATGTCCTGCCGGATCGTGGTCAGCGGCGGGTCGGTCCACTCGGCGACCGACACGATGTCGTCGAAACCGACCACCGCCACGTCCTCCGGCACCCGTCGGCCCCGGGTGCGCAGCAGCCTCAGCGCGCCCGAGGCCATCACGTCGGACGCCGCGAACACCCCGTCCAGGTCGGGGAAGTCGGCCAGCAGCCGGGCCATCGCCCGGGAGCCCCCGTCGGGGGTGAAGTCGCCCTCCGCGATCAGCCGCGGGTCGATGCCCGGCAGCGCGTCGCGGAAGCCGTCCAGCCGGTCCACCGAGGAGGTCTGGTCGAGCGGGCCGGCGATGTGGCCGATCCGCCGGCAACCCAGGTCCAGCAGGTGGCGGACCGCGTCGCGCGCGCCGCCGCGGTTGTCGCAGTCGACGTAGAGGGTGTCGCTGTCGGACCAGTCGGGGCGGCCGCCTATCACCGTCGGCACCCCGGCCCGGCGGGCCATCGTGGGCAGCGTGTCGTCGTCGTGCAGCGAGAAGATCAGCGCACCGTCGACGTGGCCGCCGCCCAGGTACCGGCCCACCCGGGCGTAGTCGTCGGCGCCCTCGGTGAGCAGCAGCACCAACTGGTTGTCGTGCGCGGTGAGTTCCTTGCTGATGCCGCGCACCTGCTGGGCGAAGAACGGATCGGAGAAGAACCGGGTCTCCGGCTCGGCCACGACCACCGCGATCGCGTCGTTCCGCCGCGTCACCAGCGCCCGGGCGGCCTGGTTGGGCACGTAGCCCAACTCGTCGACCGCCCGCCGGACCCGCTCGGCCAGGGGCGCGCGGACCCCCTCGCTGCCGTTGACCACGCGGGAGGCGGTCGCCCTGGACACCCCGGCGCGTGCGGCCACGGCCTCCAGGGTGGGGCGGGGCGCGAAGCTCGGGTCGGACAACGGAGGGCTCCTTCACGCGCGGATAACGAAAACTTCCGGACCATTTCGCCACGGACAGCGTATCGGGTCGGCGGGGCCGTGTGAGAGCGCTCTCTGCCGGTGTGTCCCCAGGCCGGACGCCGACCGGCCGGTACGGTGCGGCCGCACGGGCGGGCGGCCGCGGACGGACGGGGCATATGTGAAGTGGCATGTGCGGGTCGGCGGGGAGTCGGCGCAGGGCCGGGCCGGGTGCAAGGGGAGAGCCGGGGGCCCGGCCGGAGGGGCCGCTCAGCCGCGAGGGCGGGACCGGGACCATGGGCCCGGTCCCTTCGGCCGGGGTCCTTCCGCCGCGCGGCGGATGCCGGGGTCCGAGGACGGCGGGAGGATGGCCGTATGACGACCAGGAGCGCGCGGACCGAACTCAACGAGGCCGAGCTGGACTACCTGCGCGGGCAGTTCCTCGCCCGGCTGGCCACCGTCGACGCCGAGGGCCGCCCGCAGGCGAACCCGGTGGGCTTCTTCCTCCGGGAGGACGGGGCCGTGGACATCGGCGGCTTCGCGATGGGCACCACGAAGAAGTGGCGCAATGTCGCCGCCAACCCGAACGTGTCGCTCGTGGTGGACGACATGTCCCGCCCGGGCGACCCGCGCACCGCACGCGGTGTCGAGATCCGCGGCACCGCCGAGCAGGTCGAGGGTCCGCACGGCTACGGCGAGCACATGAGCCCGGAGCTGATCCGCATCCACCCGTACAAGATCATAAGCTGGGGTGTGGAGGGTCCCGCGGTCTGACCCGGGCCGGGCGCGTGCCGCCCGCCGGACCTACCCCGCGATCACCGCGCCCACCCACGCGCCGGTGACGACCAGGCACGCCATCAGCTCCACCAGGACGGACCCGCCCACCGTCCGCATCACCCGGCGGGTCGCCGTCCAGGCGGCGCGGTGCCCGCCGAGCCGGACCCGTTCGTGCACGTAGACGGTCCCCGTGAAGCCCAGCGGCGCGCCCAGCACCGGGATCAGGAAGAAGCCGGCGACGGCCACCCCGCTCGCCGTCATCACCGTGCTCCACTCGACGCCGGAGTCGCGGATCCGCCGGGACGGCATCAGCCACAGCACCACCTGGGCGACCGCCAGCAGCCCGGTGGCCCCGGCGAGGACGCCCCAGGTCAGGGTGGTGTGCTGGGAGGTGGCCCACCACAGCACCGCGGCCCAGCACAGCAGCGTCCCGGGTACGCCGGGGGCCGTCACGCCGATGACGCCCAGCAGCATCACCGCGCCGATCAGGCACAACTGTGCGGTCCCCATGAGAGCCACCCTGCCGGATTCCGGGCGCGTCCGCCGTCCGGCGACGCGCCCGGCGCACCGGTGTTACCGGATCGCGTCCCCCCGAACGGGTGCGTGACCGCCCGGTCACGCGCTGCCGACGACACGGAACGGTACGCCGGGGCGCGATCGGGGCGTCAAGATCAGGACGTGTCCGTGCGGGGCCGACCGGCCGGTCCCGGGCCGGAGGGCCCCCCGGGGGCGGCCCGCGCCCCGTCGCGGGCGATCCAGCCGCGTTCGTACGCGTGCCAGCCCAGTTGGAGGCGGGTGCTCACCCCCGCGATCTCCATCAGCCGCTTCACCCGGCGCTGCACCGTGCGCAGCCCGAGGTCGAGCTGCTTGGCGGTGGAGGTGTCGGTCAGGCCGGCCAGCAGCAGCGAGAGGATACGCAGGTCGGTGCCGTCGGGCTGGCCGTCCCGGTCCTCGGCGAGGATGCCGCCGGGCTCCAGGCGCAGCGGCATGGCCTGCCGCCACACCCCCTCGAACAGCTCCATGAGCGCTTCCAGCAGACCGCTGGCGTGCACCACCAGCGCGGCGGGCTCGGCGCGGCGGCCCAGCGGCACCATCGCGAGCGTCCGGTCGGCCACCACCAGCTTGGTCGGTACCCGGGGCACCACCCGCACCTGCTCGTCGCGGTCGAGCGCGGCGGCCAGCTCGGTGAGTCCGCTCTGCCCGGTGACCGCGTCCCGCTCCAGCACGACGCGGTACACCACCCCGCGCCGCGCGGCGTCGGCCTCGGCGTCGTTGTCCGCGCCGCTGACCGCGACCGGCTGGCCGGTGACCAGCGCGCACACCTCCGACTCGGCGCCGAACTGGAGCTGGAGGAAGCGCTGCGCCACCGCGCCCGCGCCGGTCACCACCTCGACGAGGTCGTGCACGGCGGGTTCCGCCGCCTCGGAACGGAACTCCGCGGCGAGCACGGCCGCGGCCAACTCGGCCTGCTCCAGGGCGTGCCGGCGGCTGGTCAGCAGCGCGGACAGCGCGACCGCGGGCGGCGCCACCACCCACCGACCGGGCCGGGCGGAGGACTGGGCCACGAGGCCGTGCCCCTCCAACCGGCGCAGCAACCGGGCCGCGTCCTCCTCCGTGACCGCCAACCGGTCGGCCAGCTCGCCGAGTTCCGCGGCGCCGAGCGCGACCAGTGCGCGGTACGCCGATTCCTGTGCCTCGTCGAGGCCGATGGCACCGAGCAACGAGGGCCCCTCGGGGTGGGTTGGTGCGTGGTGCCGGCAGTGGGGACGGCATGGCGGGAATGAGCCGCGGCGGTTTCCCGCCGTGGACATCCTCCCCTCCCGCGGGTGCCCTCGGCCACTGTGATCCACATCGCAGCGGGTGTCATACGCGGGGGCCCCCACGGCCGCGCCGCGCCTGGGCGGCACGACCGTGGGGGCCGGTCCGACCCGGCGTTTCGCGTTTCCCGGTCCGTCAGGCGGTGGACAATAGGGGCATGAGCCAGCAGGGCGACGAACGCGGCAGCCAAGAGGACGACTGGTGGCGGCAGTTGTACGACGAGGGGGCCGCCGCCAACGCATCGGGCGCCGGGAACGACTCCCTCGACGCGCACTTCGACTCGGCGCTCAACGCGATGACGCCGCCGCCTCCACCCCGGACCGAGACGCTGCGGTTGCGGCGGCCGACCCCGCCGCCCCCTCCGCCGTCCTGGCAGCGGCCGAGCCACCCGCCGTCCCCGCCCCCGGCTGCGCCGGCGCCGCGCCGGGAGGAGTCCGCGGTCCCGCCGTCCTGGGACCCGTGGGCGGCCGCACCGACCTTCGCGGAGCCGGCCAGGGCGCCGGAACAGCGGCGGCCTGAGGAGGAGTTGGCGCCGGCACGCGGCTCGGAGCCTGCCGCCGAGCCCGTCGCCGGAAGGGGCGCGGAGCCTGTCGGGGAGCCCGGCACCGGAAGGGGCGCGGGGCCCGTCGGGGAGCCGCGCGACGCCGAGTGGGTGGAGGAGCCGCGCGACGCCGAGCCGCCGGTTCCGCCTGCCCCGGCCGTTCCGCCGGCCCCCTCGGACCGGGAGGAGGCGGCGGCGCCGCGGCCGCGGGCCGAGCCGGACGTGGCGACCGCGCGCCCCGCGGAGCCCGCCGGACCCGGTGCGGCCCAGGACCCGGGCGGCCCCGCGGGCCCGTACGCCCCGGCGCCGCCCCGGCCCCCGGCCCCGCCCGTACCCGCCGCGCCGCCCGCACGTCCGGCCCCGTCGGCCCCCGCCTCCGAACCCCCCGAGCCCTCCGAGGCATCCACGGAGGCCCCCTCGCCCGAGCCCCCCGCGTCCGCGCCCCCCGAGGCCCCCGCGCCCGCGTCCGCCGAGACCCCCGCGCCCGAGCCCGAGAGGGGCCCCGCGTCCGCGTCCGGGCCGGACCTCGCGCCGGACGCGGGGCCCCACCCGCGTCACGCGCCCGACCCGCGCGTCGCGGACACGTACGCCCCGCCGCCCGCGACGCCCTGGGACGCCTGGGTCACCCCGCGCCGCGCGGCACCGCCGCCGTCCGCCCCGTCCGCGCCCAGCGCCCCGCCCGCGGCCGAGGGCTGGTCGTCCGGGCTCCCGCCGCGGCCGGACGCGCCGCAGCCGCCGCCCCGGCCGCCGCGCCCACCCGAGCAGCGCGAGCAGTCCGAGCAGCCCGGAGCGCAGGCGGCCCCGCCGGCCGACGCCCCGGAAGAGGAGCAGCCGATCGCGCGGCCCGTGGAGCCCGCTGACGACGCGGTGTCCGAACCGCCGGCGCCCGCTCCGGCATCGCCGTACACCGACCTGGTCGCCGATCCGGCCGCGCGGCGCCCGGCACCCACCTACCCGGACGGGCCTCCGCGTTCGGCTCCGCGCGCGCAGCCGTCAACGCCCGTACCAGAGGGACCCGTTGGCGGCTCCACGGGTGGCTCACCCGCGCCGTCCGATCCCGTGGGGCACGCGGAGCGCGGCCACGATCCGGCCGCACGGCGGTCCCGGCCCCCCGAGCCGCCCGTGCCGCCCGTGCCGTCCGCGCCGGCTCCGGAGTCCCCCTACACGGACCTGGTCGCCGATCCGGCCGCCCGGCGCGCGGCGGCCTCCGCCCGCGAGGAGGCGGAGGCGCCCGGAGCGGATGCGCCCGTCGAGGCGTCGGGCAGCGCGCACGCGGAACCCGGTGCGGGTCCGGTGGCGGGTTCGCCGTACGTGGATCTGGTCGAGGATCCGGCCGTTCGGCGTGCCGGGTCCTCCGGGGCCGCCGCCGGGGGGGCGCCGGTGCCGCCGACCGCGGACGCCCCCGGCGATCAGGTCGCGGATCAGGTCGCGGATCAGGACGCGCGGCGGGACGCACCCCCCGCGCGCGGGGCGACTCCAACGCCTGCTGAAGCGGGCCCGGTCGACGACCCGGCCACGGTGCCGCCCGCGTCGGAGGAGGAGTCGGCGGCCGAGCCGCCCGCGCCCGCGGGGCCGCCGACCGTCGTCGACGGCGTGTCCGGCGGCGAGGGTGCCGCCGGACCGGCCGGGCACGCGGGTCCCGGAGGCCGCCCGGCGGCGCAGCCGTCGCCGTACGCGGACCGTGGCGGGGAGCCGGGCCCGCCGCCCGCCGCGTTCTCCGAGCCGCCCGCCCGACCCACCGCCGCGGCCGCTCCGGCCCCCGCACCCGCCCCGGACCCCGCGGCGCCGCCGCCCCCCGGGGAGACCGTGTTCGGCGAGGGCGAGGTGCGGTGGGCGCCGGAGCTGCCGCCCGGATGGGTGCCCGCGGCCGGGCCGGTGCAGGTGGTGGACGAGGGCGGCACGGAGGTGGGCGTGGTCGGCGGCGGCCCGCCGACCTACGCCGCCGAGCCGACCGCCTGGCCCGAGGCGGACCCGGACGGGCTGGACGCGCTGGTCCCGGACACCGTGCTGGACGGGGCCGCCTACGGCGCGCTGACGCTGCGTACCGCGGCCGTGCGCGGCGACTCCGCCCGCTACCGCGGCCAGCCGCGCCGGGACGCGCTGCTGACCGCGCGGTTCGGCACCGGGGACGACGGGCTGCTGCTGGTGGCGATGGCCAGCGGCGCGCGGGGCGCCGACGACGCGCACCGTGCGGCGCAGGACGCGGTGCGGTGGATCGCCGGCGCGGTCGGCCGCAGCCGGGCCCGTCTCGCCGACGACCTGCGGGCCGCCCGCAGGGGCTCCCTGAAGTCCGGGCTGCACCGGCTGACCGACCGCTGCTACGGCCGGCTGCGCGCCCGCGGCGAGGACCTGGGCCTGGACGAGGGCGCGTACACCGCCTCGGTGCGCTGCCTGCTGCTGCCGGTCGATCCCGAGTGCCGCGTCCGGCTGTTCTTCGGGGTGGGGGAGGGCGGCCTCTTCCGCATCCGCGAGGGCGCCTGGCAGGACCTCGACGCCGATCCCGAGGAGACGTCCGCCCCGTTCCGGTTCCGGGCCACCGTCGCCCAGCCGGGTGACGCGCTGCTGATGTGCAGCGCGGGCCTGGCCGAGCCGCTGCGCGGCGAACCCGAACTCGCCGCCCACCTGGCCGGGCGCTGGGGCCGAGGCCGCGCACCGGGCCTGGCGGCGTACCTCGCGGACGCCCAGACCCGCGTCAAGGGCTACGCCGACGACCGCACGGTGGTGACCGTCTGGGATGCGTGATCGCCCCATCCGTGGGGAGATGGTCACCATGGCGAAGCAGACGGTGGCCGAGCAGTTCGTCGACATCCTGGCGCGGGCGGGGGTGCGGCGCCTGTACGGGGTGGTCGGCGACAGCCTGAACCCCGTGGTGGACGCGGTGCGCCGCAACCGCGCCGTCGACTGGGTGCACGTGCGCCACGAGGAGGCCGCGGCCTTCGCGGCCGGCGCGGAGGCGCAGCTCACCGGGCGGCTGGCGGCCTGCGCCGGCTCCTGCGGGCCGGGCAACCTGCACCTGATCAACGGGCTGTACGACGCGCACCGCTCGATGGCGCCGGTACTGGCGCTCGCCTCGCACATCCCGAGCAGCGAGATCGGCACCACCTACTTCCAGGAGACCCACCCCGACCGGCTCTTCCAGGAGTGCAGCCACTACAGCGAGCTGGTCTCGAACGCCGCCCAGATGCCCCGGGTGCTCCAGACCGCGATCCAGCACGCGGTCGGCCAGGGCGGGGTGTCCGTGATCAGCCTGCCCGGTGACATCGCGGCGCAGCAGGCACCGCAGCGCACCGAGGAGCACGCGCTGGTCACCAGCCGCCCGGCGATCCGCCCGGGGGACGCGGAGATCGACCAGTTGGCCCGGCTGGTGGACCGCGCCCAGCGGGTCACCCTCTTCTGCGGCAGCGGCACCGCGGGCGCGCACGACGAGCTGATGGAGTTCGCCCAGAAGGTCAAGTCACCGGTCGGGCACGCGCTGCGCGGCAAGGAGTGGGTGCAGTACGACAACCCCTTCGACGTCGGCATGAGCGGGCTGCTCGGCTACGGCGCCGCGTACGAGGCCATGCACGAGTGCGACCTGCTGATCCTGCTGGGCACGGACTTCCCGTACAACGCCTTCCTGCCCGACGACGTGACCCTCGTGCAGGTCGACGTGCGGCCCGAACACCTGGGCCGCCGGTCGAAGTTGGACCTCGCGGTGTGGGGGGACGCGGGCGAGACGCTGCGCTGCCTGACGCCGAGGGTGCGGGAGAAGAAGGACCGCGCCTTCCTGGACCGGATGCTGAAGAAGCACAGCGACGCGCTGGAGGGCGTCGTGAAGGCGTACACCCGCAAGGTGGACAAGCACGTGCCGATCCATCCGGAGTACGTCGCCTCGGTGCTGGACGAGGTGGCCGCCGACGACGCGGTGTTCACCGTGGACACCGGGATGTGCAACGTGTGGGCGGCGCGCTATCTGACGCCCAACGGCCGGCGGCGGGTGATCGGCTCCTTCTCGCACGGGTCGATGGCCAAC encodes:
- the rsgA gene encoding ribosome small subunit-dependent GTPase A gives rise to the protein MPYGWDDVWEAEFVPYAGRGLVPGRVVRVDRGLCDVFTPEGVVRADTEFVVPRDPMRVVCTGDWAALDPAGHDPRFVRELLPRRSRFVRSTSSKRSEGQVLAANLEHVAVCVSLALELDLGRLERFVSLAWESGAQPLVVLTKADLVPDTTHLLADAQAAAPGVRVVVASAESGEGLDELGALLAGASTVLLGQSGAGKSTLTNALAGVSVQEVQATRDADGKGRHTTTTRDMVPLAGGGVLIDTPGLRGVGLWDAGTGLGQVFAEIEELAEDCRFPDCAHHAEPGCAVLAALDDGTLPQRRLDSYRKLLRENAWIASRTDQRLRAEMRREWKQRSAAGREMYERKRGGGGGHRRVY
- a CDS encoding LacI family DNA-binding transcriptional regulator, giving the protein MSDPSFAPRPTLEAVAARAGVSRATASRVVNGSEGVRAPLAERVRRAVDELGYVPNQAARALVTRRNDAIAVVVAEPETRFFSDPFFAQQVRGISKELTAHDNQLVLLLTEGADDYARVGRYLGGGHVDGALIFSLHDDDTLPTMARRAGVPTVIGGRPDWSDSDTLYVDCDNRGGARDAVRHLLDLGCRRIGHIAGPLDQTSSVDRLDGFRDALPGIDPRLIAEGDFTPDGGSRAMARLLADFPDLDGVFAASDVMASGALRLLRTRGRRVPEDVAVVGFDDIVSVAEWTDPPLTTIRQDIEEMGRMMARLLLRRIEAGGAEADRPALSSIVTRTQLVVRASA
- a CDS encoding PPOX class F420-dependent oxidoreductase; this translates as MTTRSARTELNEAELDYLRGQFLARLATVDAEGRPQANPVGFFLREDGAVDIGGFAMGTTKKWRNVAANPNVSLVVDDMSRPGDPRTARGVEIRGTAEQVEGPHGYGEHMSPELIRIHPYKIISWGVEGPAV
- a CDS encoding DUF456 domain-containing protein, producing the protein MGTAQLCLIGAVMLLGVIGVTAPGVPGTLLCWAAVLWWATSQHTTLTWGVLAGATGLLAVAQVVLWLMPSRRIRDSGVEWSTVMTASGVAVAGFFLIPVLGAPLGFTGTVYVHERVRLGGHRAAWTATRRVMRTVGGSVLVELMACLVVTGAWVGAVIAG
- a CDS encoding helix-turn-helix domain-containing protein is translated as MLGAIGLDEAQESAYRALVALGAAELGELADRLAVTEEDAARLLRRLEGHGLVAQSSARPGRWVVAPPAVALSALLTSRRHALEQAELAAAVLAAEFRSEAAEPAVHDLVEVVTGAGAVAQRFLQLQFGAESEVCALVTGQPVAVSGADNDAEADAARRGVVYRVVLERDAVTGQSGLTELAAALDRDEQVRVVPRVPTKLVVADRTLAMVPLGRRAEPAALVVHASGLLEALMELFEGVWRQAMPLRLEPGGILAEDRDGQPDGTDLRILSLLLAGLTDTSTAKQLDLGLRTVQRRVKRLMEIAGVSTRLQLGWHAYERGWIARDGARAAPGGPSGPGPAGRPRTDTS
- a CDS encoding protein phosphatase 2C domain-containing protein, producing MSQQGDERGSQEDDWWRQLYDEGAAANASGAGNDSLDAHFDSALNAMTPPPPPRTETLRLRRPTPPPPPPSWQRPSHPPSPPPAAPAPRREESAVPPSWDPWAAAPTFAEPARAPEQRRPEEELAPARGSEPAAEPVAGRGAEPVGEPGTGRGAGPVGEPRDAEWVEEPRDAEPPVPPAPAVPPAPSDREEAAAPRPRAEPDVATARPAEPAGPGAAQDPGGPAGPYAPAPPRPPAPPVPAAPPARPAPSAPASEPPEPSEASTEAPSPEPPASAPPEAPAPASAETPAPEPERGPASASGPDLAPDAGPHPRHAPDPRVADTYAPPPATPWDAWVTPRRAAPPPSAPSAPSAPPAAEGWSSGLPPRPDAPQPPPRPPRPPEQREQSEQPGAQAAPPADAPEEEQPIARPVEPADDAVSEPPAPAPASPYTDLVADPAARRPAPTYPDGPPRSAPRAQPSTPVPEGPVGGSTGGSPAPSDPVGHAERGHDPAARRSRPPEPPVPPVPSAPAPESPYTDLVADPAARRAAASAREEAEAPGADAPVEASGSAHAEPGAGPVAGSPYVDLVEDPAVRRAGSSGAAAGGAPVPPTADAPGDQVADQVADQDARRDAPPARGATPTPAEAGPVDDPATVPPASEEESAAEPPAPAGPPTVVDGVSGGEGAAGPAGHAGPGGRPAAQPSPYADRGGEPGPPPAAFSEPPARPTAAAAPAPAPAPDPAAPPPPGETVFGEGEVRWAPELPPGWVPAAGPVQVVDEGGTEVGVVGGGPPTYAAEPTAWPEADPDGLDALVPDTVLDGAAYGALTLRTAAVRGDSARYRGQPRRDALLTARFGTGDDGLLLVAMASGARGADDAHRAAQDAVRWIAGAVGRSRARLADDLRAARRGSLKSGLHRLTDRCYGRLRARGEDLGLDEGAYTASVRCLLLPVDPECRVRLFFGVGEGGLFRIREGAWQDLDADPEETSAPFRFRATVAQPGDALLMCSAGLAEPLRGEPELAAHLAGRWGRGRAPGLAAYLADAQTRVKGYADDRTVVTVWDA
- a CDS encoding pyruvate dehydrogenase, with amino-acid sequence MAKQTVAEQFVDILARAGVRRLYGVVGDSLNPVVDAVRRNRAVDWVHVRHEEAAAFAAGAEAQLTGRLAACAGSCGPGNLHLINGLYDAHRSMAPVLALASHIPSSEIGTTYFQETHPDRLFQECSHYSELVSNAAQMPRVLQTAIQHAVGQGGVSVISLPGDIAAQQAPQRTEEHALVTSRPAIRPGDAEIDQLARLVDRAQRVTLFCGSGTAGAHDELMEFAQKVKSPVGHALRGKEWVQYDNPFDVGMSGLLGYGAAYEAMHECDLLILLGTDFPYNAFLPDDVTLVQVDVRPEHLGRRSKLDLAVWGDAGETLRCLTPRVREKKDRAFLDRMLKKHSDALEGVVKAYTRKVDKHVPIHPEYVASVLDEVAADDAVFTVDTGMCNVWAARYLTPNGRRRVIGSFSHGSMANALPQAIGAQFLDLKRQVVSMSGDGGFSMLMGDFLTLVQYDLPVKVVLFNNSSLGMVELEMMVEGLPAYGTTNHNPDFAAIARAAGAHGVRVERPKDLRGALKDAFRHKGPALVDVVTDPHALSIPPKITGEQIGGFALSMGRTVLDGGVGKMVQLARANLRNVPRP